The Cohaesibacter intestini genomic interval GGACACCAGAATATTCACATGCCCCATACCGCCGCGCACATGACCGACAAGAGCGTTGGCAAAGCGAAGTAGAGCCCCCGTCAGACCGCAAGCGGTCATCAGTTCTGACGCCAGAATGAAGAAGGGCACAGCCATCAACGGAAAGCTATCGATCCCGGAAAACAACCGCTGGGCGGCGACCAGTGGATTGATCGAGCCATCAACAAAAATGGCAGTCAAACCGGCGATACCCATAGTGAAGGCGACGGGAACGCCAAGCAGCAAGGTTGCGAAGAATAGAATGATGAGGGTGCTTGCCATCGGTCAGAGTTCCTGCTGCTCAGCGATTTCGGAAAGCTCGCTCTGCGCATCATGCTGCACAAAATGACGGGCGAAGAGGAGGAGATGTGCCAGAAACAAACCACATCCCACCGGGATCGAGAGATAGGGAATGCCTTTGGAAATGCCGGTTGACATGGTTTCTTTATTCCAGCCGAACTGAACGAACTCGATGCCAAGCCACATCATGGTTGCCATGAAAGCAAACATCATGACGACGATCAGCCAGCGCAGCATGACCGCGAGGTTGGTGGGCAGGAGGTCGGAAAGAATATTGATCGAGACGAGGCGACCTTCTCGCAAGGCAAGTCCGGAACCGGCAAAAGCACACAGAACCATCAGATGACGCGCCACCTCTTCAGCCCAGGCAAAGCTGGAACCGAAGGCATAGCGCCCCACGACATTGGCAAAGACGATCACAAAGACCGTTGCCA includes:
- a CDS encoding TRAP transporter small permease, coding for MRKLESIFTMLNRILVSAALATVFVIVFANVVGRYAFGSSFAWAEEVARHLMVLCAFAGSGLALREGRLVSINILSDLLPTNLAVMLRWLIVVMMFAFMATMMWLGIEFVQFGWNKETMSTGISKGIPYLSIPVGCGLFLAHLLLFARHFVQHDAQSELSEIAEQQEL